The sequence below is a genomic window from Microbacterium sp. cx-55.
GCTCCGCGGTGACGAGCAAGTGCCGCTGCGGCGCGACACCATCGGCCGCACGGCCAGCGCACCGCGTGCGCGGCGGGCCTCCGCATCCGATGCCCTTCCCGAGGGTGATCGCGGACTGTTCGAGGCGCTGCGCGAGTGGCGCGCGCAGACGGCGCGCGAGCAGGGCGTGCCGGCGTACATCGTGTTCGGCGATGCGACGCTCCGTGCGCTCGCCGAACATCGCCCAGGGTCGCTCGCAGATCTCGACGGCATCAGCGGTATCGGCGCGAAGAAGAAGGATGCCTACGGGCAGGCCGTCCTCGACGTGATCGCCGCGGGCTGAGCGCGATTTCGGCGACGGTGTAGCCGACACACAACCGCAGACGCCCTCGGGCGGCCCCAGGTTTGTACGCATCGTGCAACCGAGTTGGGAAGCTGTTGTGGCCCTTCTACGTTTTACGTGATGTGCGCTCGTCCTCGACGGAGCGCCTCCCGTCTCCGCAACGAAGGGTGATGCCATGGTTGACGCCGTCGTCCGAACCGAAAAGCCCGCCACCAGCCGCCGCACTCCGGCCGGAGGAGCGCCGACCGCGCCGCACTCCGCCGCCGAGGCCGCCGAGCCCCGGATCAACGTGGCCGAGGTCACCGATCTGCTGCTGGGCACCTGGGCCGACACGCGCCGCGAGGCGCGCGAGATGATCAAGGACCCCGCGTTCTGGAACATCGAGGGTCAGACCGTGGCCGAGCAGCGCGAACGCGTGCTCGGCCAGCTGCGCCTCATCGTCGACGCGGGCGCCGCGGCCCGTTCCTACCCACCCGAGTACGGCGGACTGGGTGACAACGGGGCCAACATCGCCGGCTTCGAGGAGCTCGTGCTCGCCGATCCGAGCCTGCAGATCAAGGCCGGCGTGCAGTGGGGGCTCTTCGGCTCCGCCATCCTGCAGCTGGGCACCAAGAAGCACCACGACAAGTGGCTGGGGGATGCGGCGTCGCTCGCTCTTCCGGGTGCGTTCGCGATGACCGAGACCGGCCACGGCTCGGATGTGGCGGCGGTCGGAACCACGGCGACCTACGACGCCGAGACCGAGGAGTTCGTCATCCACACGCCGTTCCGCGGTGCCTGGAAGGATTACCTCGGCAACGCGGCCCTGCACGGCCGCGCGGCCACCGTGTTCGCGCAGCTCATCACGGGCGGCGTGAATTACGGCGTGCACTGCTTCTTCGTGCCGATCCGTGACGAGAGCGGTGCGTTCCTCGACGGCGTCGGCGGCGAAGACGACGGCGTCAAGGGTGGCCTCAACGGCATCGACAACGGCCGTCTCCACTTCGATCACGTGCGGGTTCCGCGCGAGAACCTGCTCAACCGTTACGGCGACGTCGCCCCCGATGGCAGCTACTCGAGCGAGATCGACAGCCCCGGCCGTCGCTTCTTCACGATGCTCGGCGCGCTGGTGCAGGGCCGGGTGTCGCTCGACGGTTCGGCGACGACCGCATCCGCCCTCGCCCTCTACATCGCGGTGACGTACGGCAACCAGCGCCGCCAGTTCGACTCCGGCTCGGGCACGTCCGAGGTCGTGCTCCTCGACTACGGCCGGCACCAGCGTCGACTGCTGCCGAGGCTCGCCACGGCGTACGCGCAGGCGTTCGCGCACGACGAGTTCCTGAAGAAGTTCGATGGTGTCTTCTCCGGCCGCAGCGACACCGACGCGGAGCGCGAAGACCTCGAGACCCTCGCGGCCGCGCTGAAGCCCCTCAGCACGTGGAACGCGCTCGACACGATCCAGGAGGCGCGCGAAGCGTGCGGAGGCTCCGGGTTCCTCGCCGAGAACCGGCTCGTCGGTCTGCACCACGACCTCGACGTCTACACGACGTTCGAGGGCGACAACAACGTGCTGCTGCAGCTCGTCGGAAAGCGGCTGCTGAGCGACTACGGCCGACAGTTCAAGGGCAAGGACACGGCAGCGCTCGCCCGCTACGCGGTCGGTCAGACCGCCGGCAAGGTGTTCCACAACGCGGGTCTGCGACAGCTGGGGCAATCCGTCACCGATTTCGGGTCGACCGCGCGGTCGGTGGAGCTCGGCCTCCGCGAGGAGCAGCAGCGGGAGTTGCTGACCACGCGCGTGCACACGATGGTCGCCGACGTCGCCGCGCGTCTGCGCCCGGCGAGCAAGCTGTCACCGGCTGAGGCGGCGGCGCTGTTCAACGAGAACCAGTCCGATCTGATCGAGGCGGCCCGGGCACACGGCGAGCTGCTGCAGTGGGAGGCGTTCACCGACGCGATCCACCGGGTCAGCGACGACGGCACGCTGCAGGTGCTCACCTGGCTCCGCGACCTGTTCGGTCTCTCGCTCATCGAGAAGCACCTGGCCTGGTATCTCCTGTCCGGGCGTCTGTCGGCGCAGCGGGCCGGGGCGGTGTCGCGCTACATCGGGCGCCTCTGCACGCGGCTGCGGCCGCACGCGCAGGATCTCGTCGACGGCTGGGGCTTCGCCCCCGAGCACGTGCGCGCGCCCATCGCATCGGGTGCCGAGCAGGAACGTCAGGACGAGGCCCGCGCCTACATGGCGGCGCTCGCCGCGTCGGGCAATGCGCCCGTCTCGGAGAAGTCGCTCAAGAAGAAGTGACCGCGCGGGCGGCGCCGCATCCGGCCCGGATGTCGGCGCCGCCCGTTAGCGTGTGAGGGTGACTGACGTGATCCTCGGCTCCGACGGGCGTGCCCGCTGCGCGTGGGCGGGCACCGACGCCGAGTACGTTCGCTACCACGACGAGGAGTGGGGTCGCCCGCTCCACGGCGACCGGCCGCTGTTCGAGAAGGCCAGCCTCGAGGGGTTCCAGGCCGGGCTCAGCTGGCTGACGATTCTGCGCAAGCGCCCCCGTTTCCGCGCGGTGTTCGCCGACTTCGAGCCGGCCGTGGTCGCCGGATTCGGCCCCGACGACATCGAACGGTTGATGGCGGATGCGGGGATCGTGCGCAATCGCGCGAAGATCGAGGCCGTCATCGGCAACGCCCAGCGGGTGCACGAGATGGCCCCGGGCGAGTTCG
It includes:
- a CDS encoding acyl-CoA dehydrogenase family protein, whose protein sequence is MVDAVVRTEKPATSRRTPAGGAPTAPHSAAEAAEPRINVAEVTDLLLGTWADTRREAREMIKDPAFWNIEGQTVAEQRERVLGQLRLIVDAGAAARSYPPEYGGLGDNGANIAGFEELVLADPSLQIKAGVQWGLFGSAILQLGTKKHHDKWLGDAASLALPGAFAMTETGHGSDVAAVGTTATYDAETEEFVIHTPFRGAWKDYLGNAALHGRAATVFAQLITGGVNYGVHCFFVPIRDESGAFLDGVGGEDDGVKGGLNGIDNGRLHFDHVRVPRENLLNRYGDVAPDGSYSSEIDSPGRRFFTMLGALVQGRVSLDGSATTASALALYIAVTYGNQRRQFDSGSGTSEVVLLDYGRHQRRLLPRLATAYAQAFAHDEFLKKFDGVFSGRSDTDAEREDLETLAAALKPLSTWNALDTIQEAREACGGSGFLAENRLVGLHHDLDVYTTFEGDNNVLLQLVGKRLLSDYGRQFKGKDTAALARYAVGQTAGKVFHNAGLRQLGQSVTDFGSTARSVELGLREEQQRELLTTRVHTMVADVAARLRPASKLSPAEAAALFNENQSDLIEAARAHGELLQWEAFTDAIHRVSDDGTLQVLTWLRDLFGLSLIEKHLAWYLLSGRLSAQRAGAVSRYIGRLCTRLRPHAQDLVDGWGFAPEHVRAPIASGAEQERQDEARAYMAALAASGNAPVSEKSLKKK
- a CDS encoding DNA-3-methyladenine glycosylase I — translated: MRVTDVILGSDGRARCAWAGTDAEYVRYHDEEWGRPLHGDRPLFEKASLEGFQAGLSWLTILRKRPRFRAVFADFEPAVVAGFGPDDIERLMADAGIVRNRAKIEAVIGNAQRVHEMAPGEFDALMWSFAPTVPGDRPATFADVPATTPESVALSKELRRRGFRFVGPTTMYALMQSSGMVDDHVVGCWRAA